The sequence GGAGAGGAACGAGACTATCCCTGGCAGCAGGCATACCCTGCCGGTTTGGTGAAGTTCTTGGCCATTCGTCAGTGGTATGCACGAGAGCTGGTACAGAAGGCTTGCCAGGAGGTGCTCGGTATTGAAGGCCGATTCGATGCCGTAGCAGACTACATGCACAGCCATGCGGAACAATATTATCTCCGACGGCAGCGAGTGGCTGGTCGCTTACCAGCCCTTTATGCCGAAGAAGTTGACCGGCTGGCCCATCACAGAGGTACCGGCTGGAAGGCTGTGCTCGAGCGATATAAAACGGAAGTGGTCCCACGACAAGAAGCAGCCACCCTCTGTGGCGCCGCCAAAAAGCTGCTTTCGTTGGTTGGATTTTTGAAGATTGCGGCTGTCCTACTGAACGATTGCTCATCAACAGATCTAAAGCAGCTCGTGGATTGGATGGAGGCTTTCCCCGAATCTGAACATGGGCCGGTTTGGCTTCAAGCGCTGGAATCCAGCTATCAAGAACATCTGCTGGGAGAACTTCGAGCCCGTCCTTACGACCCAGATCGGCCAACCACGAACCGCCCCCATTCGCAATCGGTCTACTGTATCGACGTGCGCTCTGAGCCCTTTCGGCGGCATCTCGAATCAATGGGCCCTCATGAAACCTATGGTTTCGCTGGATTCTTCGCCGCATTTATCCGCTACCGAGCCTGGGGGAAAGAACACGATACGGAACAATTCCCGGTGATCATGCGAGCAAAGAACGAAGTCCGGGAAATTCCTCGCAGTTACCTGGACCAGAAAGTTCTGCAACACGAGGCACGCGCCAGGTGGGTACATGCGGGTCACACCCTCTTGCACGATTTAAAGGAAAATGTCGTGACCCCCTATGTCATGGTGGAATCTTTAGGCTGGTTCTACGGCATTCCGATATTCGGCAAGACCCTCTTACCCTCGCTTTACCAGCGTTTGACTGGCTGGTTTCGACGACTATCCGCTCCGTCGCTTCCCACGACCCTCACGGTTGATAAACTCGCAGCCGGTGACACGGCGGAAATGCTCAATGCGGAACAACACGCACTGGTCAGGAAAGCTTTACAGGAGCGATTCGGTCTACGCAGCTCCAGGATTACGCCTGCCCTTGTCGATGCCTTGCGTCAACGTGCTCTGGCCGTTGAGGAAGATTCTCATTCGTCGATCGTGATCGAAGAAACTACTCGCGCGGGACTTCCAACGGAGATGGTCAACGAATTTATAGAGATACTCCGACGGCAATACGATCTGAATCCACGAGCTATTTCACGGCACAAAGAGCGTATCACGAGAACCGGTTTCACCGTAGAGGAGCAAGCCCTTACGGTTGATACCGCACTTCGTATGATGGGTCTGACCAAGAACTTTGCACGGCTCGTCCTCTTCTGTGCGCATGGGAGCACTTCCGACAATAACCCCTACGAATCCGCGCTCGACTGTGGCGCTTGTGGCGGTAACGAGGGCAAACCCAATGCGCGCGTCTTGGCCATGATGGCCAATAATCAGACGGTACGAGCACGTTTAAAAAAAACCGGCATCGATATTCCAAGTGATACGCATTTCGTCGCCGGACAGATGGATACAACGACCGACGAGGTGAGGATCTTCGATTTGGAAGACGTGCCGCCGACTCACCGGGCGGATCTGGTTCGACTGCAAGACGATCTCAAAGCGGCTTCACACCTCACGAGCCAGGAACGGTGTCGGCGTTTTCCTGAAGTTCAGCAGACTCTCTCCGAACGAACGGCACACGCCCACGTCCGTAAGCGGAGCGTCGATTGGAGTCAGGTCCGGCCCGAGTGGGGGCTTTCCAACAATACTTCTTTCGTCATTGGAAGGCGTGAATTAACCAAGGGACTGGACCTGAGCGGTCGAGTGTTCCTGCACTCGTATGACTACCGTGAAGATCCGAGCAATCGACTGCTTGAGGTGCTGCTTACGGCCCCTCAAGTTGTGGCGCAATGGATTAATATGGAACACTATTTTTCTGCGGTCGACAACGACGTCTATGGCAGCGGAAGTAAAATCTACCACAACGTGGTGGGACGGTTTGGCATCATGTCCGGGCCGTGGAGTGATCTCCGTCTTGGACTGGCGAGGCAAACCGTCATGAACGGTGACATCCCATACCATGAGCCAATGCGACTGCTCACGATCGTCGAGGCGCCTCGGATGGGACTCGAGAAGCTCATCGCACGACATGATGTCCTTCAGCACTATTATCATAATCAATGGGTTCATCTGGTCGTGCTTGATCCTCAAGATGGGGGCTGGTACCGATATCAACCGAACGGAGAATGGACTTGTATTGTGCCGCAAGTGGTCGCACATGTGGAATAACCTATTTATCGGAGAAGTCAGAGAACCGAAAGGAGCGTTGCAATGGGCAGTTTGAGCTTGCATCCGATGAAAGAGATTCGTGTGATTGTCCCGGGTGAGCAACGCGCATTCGTGACGGATTTGCTGGACCGAGTCCACGCCTCCGGCTATACGATCATCGGTAATATTTCAGGAAAGGGACATCATGGAGTCCGAGAAGCGCATTTCATGTTCAGCGAGCAGGAGAGCCTTGAGATGATCTTAACGGTTGTGCCGGAAGACAAAGTTGAGCCGATCCTTGCCGGCCTCCGCCCGATCTTCGAACGACATTCCGGTTTTGTGTACGTCGCGGATGTGGCCGTCAGCCGACAGGAATACTTTGGGAAAAAGCATTCCTCCGGGTCTTCATAGCCGAGATATCGATCCTGCTCCAACAGGCCCCACACGAGCCGGTTCTGATCTCCGATTTCCACGACTTATCATTCGTTCAGCTATATTTCTTCAATCGCCGATCCAGCGAGAATCGGGTAAGTCCCAACTGTTTCGCCGCCAGGCTCTTGTTATAGTCTGCGAGCCGCAAGGTTTCTTCTATGATCGACTCTTCTATTTGTTCTAGCGTCTGTTTGCCTACCTGCATCTCAATACGAATGAGTCGTTCTTCCCCTACGGAAACAGCCGTCGCCTTCTGCTTGATCGATTCGTGCAGTTCCCGGGGCAGGTAATTGGACGTCAGTGTTTGACCAGAGCAGAAGATCATCGCCCGCTCAAGGATATTTTCGAGCTCTCGGATATTCCCCGGGTACTGATATCTCTCCAATATCGAGCGCGCTTCGGCATCAAGCTCCGGGACCGATTTGCCGAATTCATGGGCGAACCGCACGATGGTTCGTTGACAGAGCGGCAGAATATCTTCGAAGCGTTTGCGGAGAGGAGGAATTTCAAAAGCAACGACATTGAGACGAAAGTAGAGGTCCTCTCGAAAGACTCCTCGCTCCACATCTTTTTTGATGTCCCGATTGGTCGCTGTGATCAGACGAAAGTCGGTGCCGAGGTCATCGGTACTTCCTAGCCGCCTGAAGGAATGCTCCTGAATCACGCGCAATAACTTGGCTTGCATCGACATGTCAAGATCACCGATTTCGTCGAGAAAGAGCGTTCCTCCTTCGGCCTTTTCAAGCAAACCGAGTTTACGTTGATTGGCGCCGGTAAAAGCTCCGCGCTCGTACCCGAACAATTCGCTCTCGAAAAGGTCCTTCGGAATGGCGGTGCAATTGACTCCCACGAACGGCCCGGACTCTCTGGATCCATTATGATGGATGACTCGAGCCAGAAATTCTTTCCCCGTTCCCGTTTCACCCAGCAGCATAACGGAAGATTTGGGATTCTCTGCGACTCCACGAACCTGTTCGAGCAAGTGTTTCATCGCGGGACTGTGGGCTTCGAGATTGTTCAAATGGAACTGGTTTGACTGACCGCTTAGCTCCGCTTCCAGGCGGCGGCGAAGCTTCAGCATGTCGATCGCGCGAGCAGTCACCGCATCGAGTCCTTCGAGATCAACCGTCTTGATCAGGAAATCATATGCCCCTAACTTCATCGCCTCCACCGCATCCTGCACGGAGCCATAGGCGGTCAACATAATCACCAGCGCAGAGGGAGCATGGTGACGGATATGCTTGAGGGTATCAATGCCGTTCATTCCTGGCATTTTGAGGTCAAGCAATACAAGCTCGGGGTGCTTGTGCTGAAGCGCGTCCATCAATGCCTCTCCGGATTCATACCCGACGGCAAAATGTCCCTGTCTGGTTAGACGTTTGACGATCGCCGTGCGAATGACCTGTTCATCGTCTGTGACAAATACCGTGGCCCGCATTGATTAACCTTTCGTTGATACCGACTCCTGATCGAGCGGCATCCATACACCGAGGATCGTCCCTTTTCCGACCTCGCTGGTGACATATATGTCGCCCCCGTGAGCCTCTATAATATTTTTGCAAATTGCCAGCCCGAGTCCTGTTCCATTGCGTTTTCCCGAAGTAACAAACGGCTGAAATATCTGTCCGATGATGTTCGGAGGAATGCCATGGCCGGCGTCTTTTACCCGAATCATGATGCCTGGACGGTCCTCACGGAACAATTCATCCGCCGTGATCTGAATCGCCTCCCCGCGCGTCGGCGTCGCGTCGATCGCGTTGTCCACCACGTTCAAGAGCACCTGTCTGAGTTGGTCTCGGTCAGCATGGATCTCGGTGGTCATGGAAGAAATATTCGTCTCAAAAGAGAGTCCTTTTTCCGTCAAGCGTCCTTTCAGCAGTTTTGACACTTCATCGACAAGCTGGACGAGGTCTACGCGGGTCGGAGCAAGCCGACGGACTCGGGCAAAATCGACGATCTCATTGACGATGCGATCCAAACGTCGAGTCTCCGACAGTATGACTTCAATTTCCTTCCGCTTTCCATCGTCGGCTTCGAATTCGTCCAATAGGACTTTTGCCGTCGAGCCGATGCCGACCAAAGGATTTCTGAGTTCATGCGCGATACCCGCGGCTACCTGCCCCAACGTCGCGAGGTTTTCCGACCGACTTAACCGCACCTGCAAAGTATCGAGGGCCGTGATATCGATATTGAAGCCCATATAGACAATATCGGAAGAATCCAAATCCATGATCGGCACATGGCGGCTTAAGATCTTACGGACATTTCCGTCATCGTGGACGAAACGGAAGATCGTTTCACTGGGCCGTCCTTCGGCAACAGCCTGTGCCAATGTCATGAGCACACGCTTCCGATCCTCAGAATGAATGCGCTGGAGAAACATGGATGGCGCGACTTCCTCTTCGGGGTCGAGACCAGCCAACTGCTGGTTGTATCGATTGCTGAATGTGACCTTCACTCCCTTGGTCATCACAATGCCCACAGGAGCGTGATCCACCAGGCCCCGGTACTTGGCTTCCGAGGCAGACAAGTATGCATTCAATTTCTTGAGTGCGGACCCCGATTGTTGGAGTTCCTCCACATCTTGACGGATCCGTGAGCTCATCTTCCCCATCACTTTCGTCAGCTCGCCGATTTCGTCTTTACGGTCGAGTAAAGGGATGGCGGGAATCATCTCTCCGCTGTCTGAACCCACTGTCTTCGATAAGTCGCTGAGGGGAACCGCGATCGTTTGAGCGATGTATGCTTGCCCCACAATTACGAGAACAAGGGTCACCATCCCTCCGATCAGTATGATGATAACTGTCCAGCTCTGGTCGTAACTCAATCGCGCCAGTTCCCTCTTCGTCGTCTGCTGCTCCATTTGATCGAACCGGTTCATCCAGTCGCGAATCTCAGCCCTTAGCGCACGGGTTTTCTCGTTTTGAACATACCAAGCCGCCTCTATGGGGGATCCCGACTTTACGGCTTGAATGAATTTCTCCTTTTCCGCGACATAATTGGTGACGGTCTTGTGAAGTTCTCTGAATTGCCGATCCTCTTCTGGTGGGAGTCTTCCGGCCAGCTCTCGTTCGACAAAGAGAAGTTTCGCTTTTCGCTGTTGAAAACTTTCAAAATATTGCTCGTCCTTTGAGATGATATACCGTAGAAACGCCGACTCCAGATCCGCCACCGATCGCATATACTCTGCCGCCGTCTTTTGAATAACATAGCTCGCGTTCAGGCGTTCTTCATCGTCGAAAAATGTCAGGACGCCTAGGTATATCATCGCGCCTATTAAGATGGTGAACAGAAGTGGAACTGCCGGAAAGACAAGCAGTTTAGTGAAAAGCGGGAGATCATTGAGAAACTTATAGGCGGATTTCGTTTGCATAAAACACCGCTGGGACGGAATCCTCCTCAGGCCGGGCAACCAACATCTTACACGCAACTCGCCCGCAAGTGCGTGGAGCACGCATACATCTCAAAGACTTACGTTACGCCTGGAAAATCTCCCAGAGTTAAGGTCCTACCCATAGACAACATCATGGCACGCTCGATCATGTTTTGGAGCTCACGCACATTTCCAGGAAAGGCGTACTGCTGTAGCATCTTGACAGCTCGTGGATCGATATCGGTCACATCTTTGCCGAGTTCCATCCCATATTTCATCATGAAAAACTTGGCAAGGGGTATGATGTCCTCAATGCGGTTCCTGATTGGCGGCACCACAAATGGGACGGCGTTGAGGCGATAAAAGAGATCCTCCCGAAATCTCCCTGCCGCCACTTCTGCCTTCAATTCGCGGTAGGAAGATGCGATCACTCGAAAATCGCCGGGGATGTCTTCTGTCCCGCCCAACCTGCGGAATGTTTGATCTTCGACGATCCCGACCACCTTCCCCTGCATCGACAAATCGAGATCCCCGATTTCATCGAGAAAGAGCGTGCCGGTTTCCGCTTGATCCAACAGACCGAGTTTCCTCCGCTCCGCCCCGGCGAAGGCACCGCGTTCATATCCAAATAAGTCGCGCTCGAACCGTTGAGGAGAAAGACTCGTACAACTGATTTTGACGAACGGGCCTTTTCCCCGTGTGCTGTTATGGTGGATGACGTGGGCTAAAAACTCTTTCCCCGTGCCGGTCTCTCCCATTAGCAACACAGGCACATTAGGTAGTTGTGTCAAATGCCGCAGTTGCCCGGCCAATATTTTCATCGCGGGGCTGTATGCAATCAGGTCGTTTAAATTGTACTGGTCGGCTTGATGCTGATGCTCATAAGAAACTCTCCGCCCCAATAGAATCTGGTCGGTCGCGCGACTGATAACTCGATCAACATCCTCGAAGTCGACCGTTTTAATCAGAAAATCGAATGCACCGAGCTTCATCGCCTCAACGGCATCTTCCACTGTCCCATAGGCGGTCAGCAGAACGACGAGGGCATCGTGCGCCTTCGACCGAACGGCTTCTAAAACTTGAATGCCGTCCATACCAGGCATTTTGAGGTCCAAGAGGATCAGGTCAGGAGGGTCTTGCGTTACAGCATCAAGCAGTGCTTCTCCGGACTCAAATGACCGTACCCGATGCTGGCTTCGAGAGAGGCGCTTCTCCAATGCCTGCCGAAAAGCTGGTTGGTCATCAACCAAGAAAATAGTAACCTGCATCAGGTGATGCTCCTCCTGTAGGATGAGAGGCTGACGGGATCGCTAGGTTGGGTGCCACCTGGTCGTCTCCACTTTCCAGAGATGGGGAACTGTAAGAAATACGAGAGAGGATGGGCTGCTCGGCTGACCTCGGAAATCTTGACTGAATCACCCACACCTAGATTTCTGAACGGAGCCCCCACAAACCGCACTGGCCGAGCCCACGCCTGTACAACGGCGTGAGGTCTCGGAAGAACACGAGACACGGGCTGTCGAAGATACTCCCTTTCCGCATATTCACCTGTGCGATACGCCGACGCTCGGGATAATGAGTCTTCGCATGTCTGTCGTGGTTGCACGATCTACACCACGGTCTCATGAGCCTGATTCACTCGGTAGGCCAACGCATGGCTTGAATGAGGAACGAAGTATTCGTTCCCGACGATAACGCAACTATACCCTGCCCGGAAACAGTACTGGCGGAAATGATGCAAATACTCCATCGCCGTGTGGTCCACCACATGCCCTCGAAGAATGAGCATGAAATTGTGCTGTGGCGGAACATGCGCCAGGAGCTCCCTGAGACGCGCATCGAGCTTCAACACGTTCATGCAGCTGATCGATGACAGATAAATTTTATAGGGATGGCTTATGTGGCCACCTGACTCGCATATCAAGGACGAGGTTTCGCTCGCGATTCGTCGGTCTCCGATGCGAATGACGGGATCACGGAATAGTTCCTTCAGCGCCTCAATGAGGCAAGCAGAGAAGGATTCGTGAGTAGCAGCACGAAATCGTGGATCAAGGGTCAAGGCCATCGCCACGTCGCGGCAAAGGAGGAGGACCTTCGTCATAACCCCCATCAGAACACCAACCAGGAGATTTGACGTGACCAGGGTGACCATAACACAGGCCAGGGCGATGAAGATCTGCTCTTTTCCGATCGTCCAAATGCGGAAGAAGACCGCCGGAGCACATAGTCTCCATCCGATGAAAATAAGCAGCGCTGACAGGACGGTGAGAGGGATCCGATTGATCAGTGCTGTCCCGACCCATAAGATCAGTGTCGTGAAAACAGCATAATATGCGTTGGCCCACAACGTTCTCCCTCCAGCAATCATGTTTGCCGTGCTTTTTATTCCGCCGGGAATGATCATGAGACCCCCAGCGAGGCCAGAGAGCATGGTGGACACACCGACTGTTCGCAGAATGACGTTGGGGTTTGATTCCCTCTTGAAGGGGTCGATCTTGTCGATTGCACGAATAGTCGCCAGTGATTCCGTCGCATTGATCAGTGTGAGTATGATCACCGTTGTGAAGAGGGTGAACCACAGCTCCGGCCGTTCCCAAACAGCGGCGAAATTCGGGAAGCGAACTCCTTGGTTGAATATATCATCCGGAACCGAGATCAGATACTCCTTAGGAAACTCCAGAACCCATCCGGCTATTCCACCCCATATGGCGACCAGAAGAGGTGAGGATGTTCTGACCCACGAGTGCTCCTTGATTCTACTGCTATTGAGGACAAAGAGAATTGC is a genomic window of Candidatus Nitrospira kreftii containing:
- a CDS encoding hypothetical protein (conserved protein of unknown function), which translates into the protein MAELEQGSDIESRRMELRGIVRLAGEVIAQYWPMRTFVHHNPLHGIEYLSFEEAVRRGKQFLSGNGYLPSHVYRKFLRAGRIHPHHLDDALKPLAIDKRVLLGTHTVTHATVLRACLAEGLCSPVNEPLDDQLPDPSRRVIDDLAARLKPVMVFPDLAEQIDTTVRRDEAALGRWLTLSHWCDDTLGTQIVQQINDQLIKWCEAFLDEGHATWAMPEREKGLYAAWKAIASHEWSVCDIKDSRKKIQRLPDYPEDALLESLDAMGIPSELRQDYLSLQLTALPGWAGFIKWRGEERDYPWQQAYPAGLVKFLAIRQWYARELVQKACQEVLGIEGRFDAVADYMHSHAEQYYLRRQRVAGRLPALYAEEVDRLAHHRGTGWKAVLERYKTEVVPRQEAATLCGAAKKLLSLVGFLKIAAVLLNDCSSTDLKQLVDWMEAFPESEHGPVWLQALESSYQEHLLGELRARPYDPDRPTTNRPHSQSVYCIDVRSEPFRRHLESMGPHETYGFAGFFAAFIRYRAWGKEHDTEQFPVIMRAKNEVREIPRSYLDQKVLQHEARARWVHAGHTLLHDLKENVVTPYVMVESLGWFYGIPIFGKTLLPSLYQRLTGWFRRLSAPSLPTTLTVDKLAAGDTAEMLNAEQHALVRKALQERFGLRSSRITPALVDALRQRALAVEEDSHSSIVIEETTRAGLPTEMVNEFIEILRRQYDLNPRAISRHKERITRTGFTVEEQALTVDTALRMMGLTKNFARLVLFCAHGSTSDNNPYESALDCGACGGNEGKPNARVLAMMANNQTVRARLKKTGIDIPSDTHFVAGQMDTTTDEVRIFDLEDVPPTHRADLVRLQDDLKAASHLTSQERCRRFPEVQQTLSERTAHAHVRKRSVDWSQVRPEWGLSNNTSFVIGRRELTKGLDLSGRVFLHSYDYREDPSNRLLEVLLTAPQVVAQWINMEHYFSAVDNDVYGSGSKIYHNVVGRFGIMSGPWSDLRLGLARQTVMNGDIPYHEPMRLLTIVEAPRMGLEKLIARHDVLQHYYHNQWVHLVVLDPQDGGWYRYQPNGEWTCIVPQVVAHVE
- a CDS encoding Transcriptional regulator codes for the protein MGSLSLHPMKEIRVIVPGEQRAFVTDLLDRVHASGYTIIGNISGKGHHGVREAHFMFSEQESLEMILTVVPEDKVEPILAGLRPIFERHSGFVYVADVAVSRQEYFGKKHSSGSS
- a CDS encoding Sigma-54 dependent transcriptional regulator; its protein translation is MRATVFVTDDEQVIRTAIVKRLTRQGHFAVGYESGEALMDALQHKHPELVLLDLKMPGMNGIDTLKHIRHHAPSALVIMLTAYGSVQDAVEAMKLGAYDFLIKTVDLEGLDAVTARAIDMLKLRRRLEAELSGQSNQFHLNNLEAHSPAMKHLLEQVRGVAENPKSSVMLLGETGTGKEFLARVIHHNGSRESGPFVGVNCTAIPKDLFESELFGYERGAFTGANQRKLGLLEKAEGGTLFLDEIGDLDMSMQAKLLRVIQEHSFRRLGSTDDLGTDFRLITATNRDIKKDVERGVFREDLYFRLNVVAFEIPPLRKRFEDILPLCQRTIVRFAHEFGKSVPELDAEARSILERYQYPGNIRELENILERAMIFCSGQTLTSNYLPRELHESIKQKATAVSVGEERLIRIEMQVGKQTLEQIEESIIEETLRLADYNKSLAAKQLGLTRFSLDRRLKKYS
- a CDS encoding putative Sensor histidine kinase, coding for MLHALAGELRVRCWLPGLRRIPSQRCFMQTKSAYKFLNDLPLFTKLLVFPAVPLLFTILIGAMIYLGVLTFFDDEERLNASYVIQKTAAEYMRSVADLESAFLRYIISKDEQYFESFQQRKAKLLFVERELAGRLPPEEDRQFRELHKTVTNYVAEKEKFIQAVKSGSPIEAAWYVQNEKTRALRAEIRDWMNRFDQMEQQTTKRELARLSYDQSWTVIIILIGGMVTLVLVIVGQAYIAQTIAVPLSDLSKTVGSDSGEMIPAIPLLDRKDEIGELTKVMGKMSSRIRQDVEELQQSGSALKKLNAYLSASEAKYRGLVDHAPVGIVMTKGVKVTFSNRYNQQLAGLDPEEEVAPSMFLQRIHSEDRKRVLMTLAQAVAEGRPSETIFRFVHDDGNVRKILSRHVPIMDLDSSDIVYMGFNIDITALDTLQVRLSRSENLATLGQVAAGIAHELRNPLVGIGSTAKVLLDEFEADDGKRKEIEVILSETRRLDRIVNEIVDFARVRRLAPTRVDLVQLVDEVSKLLKGRLTEKGLSFETNISSMTTEIHADRDQLRQVLLNVVDNAIDATPTRGEAIQITADELFREDRPGIMIRVKDAGHGIPPNIIGQIFQPFVTSGKRNGTGLGLAICKNIIEAHGGDIYVTSEVGKGTILGVWMPLDQESVSTKG
- a CDS encoding Acetoacetate metabolism regulatory protein AtoC, whose protein sequence is MQVTIFLVDDQPAFRQALEKRLSRSQHRVRSFESGEALLDAVTQDPPDLILLDLKMPGMDGIQVLEAVRSKAHDALVVLLTAYGTVEDAVEAMKLGAFDFLIKTVDFEDVDRVISRATDQILLGRRVSYEHQHQADQYNLNDLIAYSPAMKILAGQLRHLTQLPNVPVLLMGETGTGKEFLAHVIHHNSTRGKGPFVKISCTSLSPQRFERDLFGYERGAFAGAERRKLGLLDQAETGTLFLDEIGDLDLSMQGKVVGIVEDQTFRRLGGTEDIPGDFRVIASSYRELKAEVAAGRFREDLFYRLNAVPFVVPPIRNRIEDIIPLAKFFMMKYGMELGKDVTDIDPRAVKMLQQYAFPGNVRELQNMIERAMMLSMGRTLTLGDFPGVT
- a CDS encoding Sulfate permease (MFS superfamily); translation: METKVVLKEVRPQNGIPGLKHWRYDLLAGLQVTLLALPLALAIAIASGAPPVAGVISAIIAGIAFPFLGGAYITIGGPAVGLAPATLAGMFALGQGNLESGYPLLLVAVCLSGAVQVLLSRYDVGRLAMYFPSSVLQGMLMAIGILIIIQQIPGLLGQQNFSYMRDISQSIRRLPDQVLGLNQEVCVVGALALAILFVLNSSRIKEHSWVRTSSPLLVAIWGGIAGWVLEFPKEYLISVPDDIFNQGVRFPNFAAVWERPELWFTLFTTVIILTLINATESLATIRAIDKIDPFKRESNPNVILRTVGVSTMLSGLAGGLMIIPGGIKSTANMIAGGRTLWANAYYAVFTTLILWVGTALINRIPLTVLSALLIFIGWRLCAPAVFFRIWTIGKEQIFIALACVMVTLVTSNLLVGVLMGVMTKVLLLCRDVAMALTLDPRFRAATHESFSACLIEALKELFRDPVIRIGDRRIASETSSLICESGGHISHPYKIYLSSISCMNVLKLDARLRELLAHVPPQHNFMLILRGHVVDHTAMEYLHHFRQYCFRAGYSCVIVGNEYFVPHSSHALAYRVNQAHETVV